The Risungbinella massiliensis sequence GGACCAAAAAAGGTAAGGCAGCTCCGATTTATACCAAAAATTGGTTTCTGGGAACTGTAGCGGGTGTAATTATTCTTCCATTAGTAGCCTATTTTGTTTTTGCTGGTGGAGATGATACCGCTCAATCACAGGAGCAAACAACGGAAGTACCTGCACCAATTGCTCCGGATTCACCAGAGACTAAGTCTGCATCGCAAGATGGAGGATCAGAGCAAAAAACGGATGGCGCAGTTACAAAAGAGCGTGACGGTGTATATCTTATAAGCTCTGATCAAGTAGAGTTAGTGTTTTCACCAAATGGTGGCAGGAGTGTTGTAGTTATCACAAATGCTTCTGGAGAAAAAGAGGAATTTACACTGAATTCCAAAGATCCTTCTGTGAAAAGAAGTTTGACTCTTAATTCAGGTGAAAAGATCTCTATCACACTTGGAGCACCAGAATATGTAGAAACTACGGTAAATGGTGTTCCAGTAAAACCAGGTGGACAGATCATCCGTCTACAAAAAAAATAGTTTTTGTGAAAAAGCCTATGAAAGGCTTTTTCTTTTACAATAAAACGCTATACTGAACGAGAAAAGAAAGGACACTTGGGAGGATATCATGATATTTCAACAGCTCAGGCTAGCCCGTGAAGCAAGAAAGTTATCTGCTCAAGATGTTTCCTTGCGAACACGAATTCCAGCAGATTGTGTAGAGGCGATAGAGGTAGAAAACTGGGATGAAATTCCATCTCCGGTCAGAGCAAAAAATTATATTGGTGTTTATGCTAAATTTCTTCAAAAAGATCCAGAGCCTTTTTTAGAAGCTTACAACCAGTCAAGAGTAGAAGATCGTCCTACTGTTCCTTCATATTCTCGTAGTCCTAGAGAACCAATCTCGAGACGAAACAAGTCAACTACCAATCGTAAGGTAAAAGGGATCGGAATTTTGACTAGCATCCCACAGAAATGGCTTTATGTGAGTGCAGGAATAGTCGCAATTCTCTTGATTGTCAGTGTATGGTTGGTTACAGGCGAAGAAACTACTAATGTAAATGCCAATGTACCAAGTGAAAAACAAGATCAATCAGCTTATACCAGCGACCAGCGTCCAGAAATTAAATTAGTCAAAACTTCTGAAGCGTACGAATATGGGGATATGTACCAACTATCCAATGTATCGGAAGTAGAAGTTAGTCTAGAAGGAACCGGTTCTGTTCGAGTACGCGAAGAAGGACCAACTGGTCGTATTGTAGCGGAAAAGAAGTTAACCAAAGGACAAGCGATTCAGTTTCATCATGCTAAATGGCTTTCGATACGACTAGACAACCCTAGCCAAGTTAAGTTAACAGTTAATGGTTTTGTTATCCAGACGGATAAGTTGAAGGATCCTCAATCTTTCCAGTTTACACTATCAGATGCTTGATTTTTCATTAGGCTTCTTTTCAAACGCTTCTTTGACTGAACATAGAGTAACAAGTGAATTTAAGACCATATTTTGCCCCTCTCTATACAATAGATGAGAGGGCTTTTTGTGTTAAAAATGTGTTATTCTTAGGGCACCTTTTTGACATGCAAGAATTGCTTAGTTTATACTTACGAGAGGATTACCCGAATTCCATTGAAAGTACATAGGGTTTCGGAATATTGGTCAGGATTTGTTCCCTTCAGGATATAGTATGAACTGTGAGGAAACCACCTCCATTTCCTCTCACTAGGAGGTAGATTTTTGGTGAACTTGGCCAATCGCATTACGTTGGCTCGTATTTTTTTAGTGCCCGTATTAATGATCTTTTTACTGATTCGTTTTGACTTCGGACACATCCAAGTAGAACAAGTTTCTCTCAGTGTGAGTGAACTGATTGCGACGATTGTCTTTATCATTGCAGCAATAACCGATGGACTAGATGGTTATATTGCACGGAAAAACCAGATCGTCACCAACCTAGGGAAATTTTTAGATCCTTTAGCAGACAAGCTTTTAATTACTGCTGCGTTAATTTCTCTTGTTGAAATGCAGCGTTTGGAAGCATGGATCGCAATTGTGATCATTAGCCGAGAGTTTGCGGTAACAGGCTTGCGCTTGATCGCAGCAGCGGAGGGTAGAGTGATTGCTGCAAGTCGACTTGGGAAGTTAAAGACGATTATTCAGATTGTCGCAATTGTCTCTCTGATGTTAAACAACATTCCATTCTCCATTATTCAAATTCCTTTCGCTGATATTACCACTTGGTTAGCAGTCTTGATTACCCTCTGGTCTGGGATTGACTATTTCCATAAAAATCGGCACGTGATTGCATTTCATGGGGCTGAGCAACGGAAAGGAAAGGAAAACTAGTGGTAGGAGAGGTTATTACGGTCGGTAGCGAATTAGTGATGGGTCATACATTGGACACCCACTCCCAATACATAGCCAAAGCCTGTTCTTCATTGGGATTAGAAATTCGTTTTCATACATCGGTGGGGGATAACTGGGATGATCTTACGAATCTTCTCCGATTGTCTGCAAAACGTTCTTCCTTCGTTTTTCTATGCGGTGGTCTAGGGCCGACGATGGATGATCTGACCAAAGAAGCGCTGGCTGAAGTGCTTGGGATGGATTTAGTGCAAGACGAGTCCACGCTCATTCGATTAAAAGAATTTTTTCAAAGCCGCAACCGCACGATGACAGAGAATAATCTAAAACAGACATATGTTTTTCCAAATGGAACGATCTTTGCTAATCCAAGAGGAACAGCTCCGGGATTGGCAATACAACATCAAGGGGTAACATATTGCCTGTTACCGGGCCCACCGAATGAGATGCGTCCTATGTGGCACGAACAAGTAGAACCCTATTTGAACGGTGTGCTAGGAATAAAAGGAGCGATTCTCGCTCGTTCCTACTCGTTTGTCGGGATTGGAGAATCACGGTTGGAGGCCGAGCTTCAGGATTTGATTCAATCTAGTGAGAATCCGGTCCTTGCAACTTATGCAGGGGAAGCTAGTTGTACTTTGCGATTTACAGCAAAAGCTCCAACTACGAAAGAAGCCGAAGCACAAATAGAACAGATTGCTTCTCAGGTGAGGCAGCGAGTAGGAGAATACGTAGTTAGTACAGAGGGACAAAATCTCGAACAGGTAATCTGTCAAGAGCTAGATTCAAGAGGTCAAACGGTCTCCTTTACAGAAAGTTGTACTGGTGGGCTGATGACACATTTGATGACGACGGTACCAGGGAGTAGTAGCGTCGTAGCTGGTGGGATCGTCTCTTACCAGAACAGCAGCAAGAGGAAAGTGGCGAAAGTACCAACCAAAATATTAGAACAGCATGGAGCGATCAGCCCGGAAACTGCACGGGAGATGGCGCAACATTCATTGGAGAACTTCGCAAGTGATTGGTCAGTTAGTGTTACAGGTGTAGCCGGACCAGACTCCAGTGAAAACCAGCCTGTCGGTCTGATCTATTTCGGATTGGCACACAAAGGAGAACCGACTAAGGTATATCAGTACCAAATGTCAGGTTCTAGGCAGCGTATTCAGCGGTTAGCAGCGATCCAGGGACTGTTCCTTCTTTTGCAAGCAGTTAGGAAAGGTGAATAAGCTTTTATGATGCGTTTTGATGACTTTCAATTAAGCGATGCCTTATTAACTGGCATCAAAGAGATCGGATTTGAAGAACCATCCCCGATTCAAGAAAAATGTATTCCAGCAGTGCTTCGAGGAGAAGATGTAATCGGTCAAGCACAGACTGGAACTGGAAAAACAGCAGCTTTTGGGATTCCTGTGTTGGAATCTGTTGATATGGAGTTGCGAGATGTACAAGCGCTCATTTTGACACCTACTAGAGAGCTAGCGATACAAGTATCAGAAGAACTGAGCCGAATCAGTCGATTTAAAAAAGTTCGTACGCTCCCCATTTATGGTGGCCAGCCAATGGGACGTCAAATTAAAGCGTTGCAACAAGGGGTTCAAGTGGTTATTGGAACACCTGGTCGTCTTCTGGATCACTTGCGCCGTGGCACGCTAAAAATGCATAATGTCAACACTGTTGTCTTAGATGAAGCAGATGAAATGCTAGATATGGGCTTTATTGAGGATATTGAACAAGTCCTCTCTTATTCTCCAGAGCAACGTCAGCTTCTTCTCTTTTCTGCTACGATGCCACCAGCCATTCGTCAATTGGCTACCAAATATATGAGAAAACCTCGCTATATTACCATGAACCGTGGAGAAGTACATGTGCCACAAATCAACCAGATCTACTATCGTGTACTAGAAAACTCCAAGCTAGATGCCCTTTGTCGCTTTTTGGATAGCGAAGAAGTCGATCTTGCCATCATCTTCTGTCGTACTAAAAAAGGAGTAGATGAGCTTGCGGAAGCCCTTGCTGCCCGCGGCTATTTGTCTGGTGGATTACATGGAGATCTCCAACAAGAACAGCGCGATCGCGTGATGGGCTCTTTCCGAAATGGAGATTTAGAGTTACTAGTCGCAACGGATGTGGCTGCTCGTGGGATTGATGTAGGTAGTGTCTCTCATGTAATTAACTTTGACATTCCGCAAGATGTGGAGAGTTATGTACATCGGATCGGTCGTACAGGTCGTGCTGGACGTGCGGGAGTTGCTCTCACTTTAGTTACACCACGTGAGTTGAAGCAACTTCGCCTCATCGAAAAAGAGACTGGGGCACGTCTCCAACCACGCGAGCTTCCTTCGTTGGAAGAAATTGCCGCTAAGCAACAAAAAAGCTGGATGACTCAGATCGAAGGTGTCATTCAGTCAGATGCAGATCTAAAGCTCTTTGAGGATATGATCACTCAATTAAAAGAACAATTTTCTGAGAACAAAATCGCAGCGGCAGCACTCTATGTTGCTTTCTCAGAACGTTTTACTCGAAGTCAAGATCAGTCCTACAACTTTGGAGAGACGGGAGCTGCTCCAGGAATGGTTCGCTTCTTTATTAACGTTGGGCGTAATACCAATATGCGCCCTCAAGAGCTTTCCAAAGCGATCTCCGAGCAAGCTGGGATTACAACCCGCCAAGTAGGGAAAATCAATATTTATGATCGCTTCTCTTTTGTTGAAGTTCCTGAAGAGGTTGCTCCATTTGTCTACGAAGCACTTCGTCAATCCCGGATCAATGGTGCTCGTGTCAATTTAGAGCCAGCTCGTCCAAGAGTTCGCTCCTAATATATCGATATCTTTAGTCCGATTCCCATTCATAGGAATCGGACTTTTTGTGTTGGTACATTATCGCAAAAAATATCAAAAAACAATTCTGTTCGTTCAGTATCCTATAAATGAAGGAGGATTTGATGAACTACGAATGGATGACCCAGAAAACGATCCATTGGATTGAATCTCATTTGCACGAGGAGATTTCGATGGAGGAGATTGCAGATGTCGCTGGTTTTTCCAAGTATCATTTTCACAGAATTTTTCAAACAACTGTTGGGATGTCTGTTACTACCTATATCCGTATGAGACGACTTGCCAACGCAGCAGGTGCCCTTCTTCACACCAAGGAACGAATTATCGACATTGCTCTGTATTATCAGTTTGAGTCGCAAGAAGCCTTTACTCGAGCCTTCAAAAAAATGTATAACTTACCGCCTGGTCAATATCGAAAACTCATGACGAACATTTTAACTCAAAAGGAGGAATCCTATATGGATAAAAAAATAAAGGGCTGGTTTTTAAGTGGGAGTCATCCATTTAATTATGAAATGGGGATTGATCGAACGGTTGTGCATCAAGGGAGAATGTCAGGTTATTTAAAATCCAAAACAGTACAGGGAGTCGAAGAATTTGCTACGATAATGCAACAATTCAAAGCGGATCGATATAGAGGAAAAAGAATGAAACTTTCCGGCTTTGTTAAAACAGAAAATGTTCAACACTTTGCAGGTTTGTGGATGCGGATCGATAGTGCATCGGACGATGTTCTACAATTTGATAATATGGGCGATCGTCCGATTCAAGGTTCTAACAATTGGAATCAATACTCCGTTGTCCTAGATGTCCCAGAAAACAGTGCAGTCATTGCATTTGGAGTACTTCTATCCGGAGCTGGACATGTATGGGTAGATCAGTTTTCATTTGATGAAGTGGATGAAAAGGTAGAATCAACCAATCTAGAAGTTCATGCGGAATTATTGGAAGAACCAACTAATTTGTCGTTTGAAGAAGAACTGAAGTAAGGAGAATCGACTCAGTGGATTTCGTAACAGAATATTTATTAGGTGCAAGTGGCGATCTAATCGTTTTTACAAAATGGGTATTTTGGTACCTCATTCAAAAAGGAGCAATTTGGATTGGTATAAAGTTTCTTTCCGTTGGAATAGTAATTGCACTTTACTATTTTTCTCAATCTACAAAAGAAGCTTGTTAAATACTGCATATTGCATAGTTATTTTGAAGAAGATCTTCATCTTTTAATGACCCACCTAGATTAAGAAAAAGAAGACCTTTCTCATCCAAGAGAGAGGTCTTCTTTTTCTTAATCCGCAATACCTAAAGCGATTTTTGCATAACGAGACATACGACTTTTGTCCCATGGTGGATCATAAACGATATCTACATAAACACTTTGGACAC is a genomic window containing:
- a CDS encoding helix-turn-helix domain-containing protein, producing MIFQQLRLAREARKLSAQDVSLRTRIPADCVEAIEVENWDEIPSPVRAKNYIGVYAKFLQKDPEPFLEAYNQSRVEDRPTVPSYSRSPREPISRRNKSTTNRKVKGIGILTSIPQKWLYVSAGIVAILLIVSVWLVTGEETTNVNANVPSEKQDQSAYTSDQRPEIKLVKTSEAYEYGDMYQLSNVSEVEVSLEGTGSVRVREEGPTGRIVAEKKLTKGQAIQFHHAKWLSIRLDNPSQVKLTVNGFVIQTDKLKDPQSFQFTLSDA
- the pgsA gene encoding CDP-diacylglycerol--glycerol-3-phosphate 3-phosphatidyltransferase, translating into MNLANRITLARIFLVPVLMIFLLIRFDFGHIQVEQVSLSVSELIATIVFIIAAITDGLDGYIARKNQIVTNLGKFLDPLADKLLITAALISLVEMQRLEAWIAIVIISREFAVTGLRLIAAAEGRVIAASRLGKLKTIIQIVAIVSLMLNNIPFSIIQIPFADITTWLAVLITLWSGIDYFHKNRHVIAFHGAEQRKGKEN
- a CDS encoding competence/damage-inducible protein A, giving the protein MVGEVITVGSELVMGHTLDTHSQYIAKACSSLGLEIRFHTSVGDNWDDLTNLLRLSAKRSSFVFLCGGLGPTMDDLTKEALAEVLGMDLVQDESTLIRLKEFFQSRNRTMTENNLKQTYVFPNGTIFANPRGTAPGLAIQHQGVTYCLLPGPPNEMRPMWHEQVEPYLNGVLGIKGAILARSYSFVGIGESRLEAELQDLIQSSENPVLATYAGEASCTLRFTAKAPTTKEAEAQIEQIASQVRQRVGEYVVSTEGQNLEQVICQELDSRGQTVSFTESCTGGLMTHLMTTVPGSSSVVAGGIVSYQNSSKRKVAKVPTKILEQHGAISPETAREMAQHSLENFASDWSVSVTGVAGPDSSENQPVGLIYFGLAHKGEPTKVYQYQMSGSRQRIQRLAAIQGLFLLLQAVRKGE
- a CDS encoding DEAD/DEAH box helicase, with product MMRFDDFQLSDALLTGIKEIGFEEPSPIQEKCIPAVLRGEDVIGQAQTGTGKTAAFGIPVLESVDMELRDVQALILTPTRELAIQVSEELSRISRFKKVRTLPIYGGQPMGRQIKALQQGVQVVIGTPGRLLDHLRRGTLKMHNVNTVVLDEADEMLDMGFIEDIEQVLSYSPEQRQLLLFSATMPPAIRQLATKYMRKPRYITMNRGEVHVPQINQIYYRVLENSKLDALCRFLDSEEVDLAIIFCRTKKGVDELAEALAARGYLSGGLHGDLQQEQRDRVMGSFRNGDLELLVATDVAARGIDVGSVSHVINFDIPQDVESYVHRIGRTGRAGRAGVALTLVTPRELKQLRLIEKETGARLQPRELPSLEEIAAKQQKSWMTQIEGVIQSDADLKLFEDMITQLKEQFSENKIAAAALYVAFSERFTRSQDQSYNFGETGAAPGMVRFFINVGRNTNMRPQELSKAISEQAGITTRQVGKINIYDRFSFVEVPEEVAPFVYEALRQSRINGARVNLEPARPRVRS
- a CDS encoding helix-turn-helix domain-containing protein, producing the protein MNYEWMTQKTIHWIESHLHEEISMEEIADVAGFSKYHFHRIFQTTVGMSVTTYIRMRRLANAAGALLHTKERIIDIALYYQFESQEAFTRAFKKMYNLPPGQYRKLMTNILTQKEESYMDKKIKGWFLSGSHPFNYEMGIDRTVVHQGRMSGYLKSKTVQGVEEFATIMQQFKADRYRGKRMKLSGFVKTENVQHFAGLWMRIDSASDDVLQFDNMGDRPIQGSNNWNQYSVVLDVPENSAVIAFGVLLSGAGHVWVDQFSFDEVDEKVESTNLEVHAELLEEPTNLSFEEELK